A single region of the Pontibacter kalidii genome encodes:
- a CDS encoding 5'-nucleotidase C-terminal domain-containing protein, with protein sequence MNNHFSKILAVLALSLSVAGCQRAWVASPSLAETDVPVDQNIAPDPQMEAQIAPYREEVVNKMSEVVGTAPVALSKGEYESPLGNFVVDLQLEQAAPLYKKPIDLSLTTNGGLRVPLPEGKITTGHVFELMPFENELVVLTLRGETVKQLFDYAAERKNAPIGNATYTVQNGKATDIKINEKPLDPNRTYTLVTSDYLAGGGDNLNMLKEAVQTEKLGLLLREAILQQIRQLTATGKPVTAETGKRVTILP encoded by the coding sequence ATGAACAACCACTTTTCCAAAATCCTGGCTGTGTTGGCCCTCTCGTTGAGTGTGGCCGGCTGCCAGCGCGCTTGGGTAGCCTCGCCCTCGCTGGCCGAAACCGATGTGCCTGTAGACCAAAACATTGCTCCGGACCCGCAAATGGAGGCGCAGATTGCCCCTTATCGCGAAGAGGTTGTCAATAAGATGTCTGAAGTAGTGGGCACGGCGCCCGTAGCTTTAAGTAAAGGAGAGTATGAGTCGCCGCTGGGCAACTTTGTGGTGGACCTGCAGCTGGAGCAGGCGGCCCCGCTGTACAAAAAGCCCATCGACCTGTCCCTGACAACCAACGGTGGCCTGCGCGTGCCGCTGCCGGAGGGAAAGATCACCACGGGCCATGTGTTTGAACTGATGCCCTTCGAGAATGAGCTGGTGGTGCTGACGCTGAGAGGGGAGACGGTGAAACAGCTGTTCGACTACGCCGCTGAACGCAAAAATGCCCCCATCGGCAACGCGACCTATACCGTGCAAAACGGTAAGGCCACGGACATCAAAATCAACGAGAAGCCCTTAGACCCGAACCGGACTTATACCTTGGTGACCTCTGATTACCTGGCCGGCGGCGGCGATAACCTGAACATGCTGAAAGAGGCGGTGCAAACCGAAAAGTTGGGCCTGCTGCTGCGCGAGGCCATCCTGCAGCAGATACGCCAACTCACAGCGACCGGAAAACCGGTGACAGCCGAAACAGGCAAGCGTGTCACCATCCTCCCTTAA